The genomic window ACCATGAAGCCTCTCCGACTGCTGAAAAATCTACTTTTCCCATGAAGAATGCAACTGACGTTCCAGCCAACAGCCCGAGCAAGATGGAAATCGAACGAATAAAACCGGTAAAAAAGCGATAAATAGCAATAATAAAAAGCAATGTCCCAAATGCCAGTGCAATATTAGAGAGTGACCCGAAATCTTGGCTGCCCTGTCCCCCGGCCATATTGTTCATAGCAACCGGGATCAGCGTGATTCCAATAATGGTTACAACCGATCCTGTAACAACAGGCGGAAAAAATTTCACAAGCTTGCCGAAAAATTGAGAAATTAAGACAACAAATATTCCGGAAACTAAGATTGAACCATAAATCGCTGAAATTCCGTATTGGCTGCCGATGGCAATCATCGGTCCAACCGCCGTGAATGTACAGCCTAAAACAACCGGTAAACCGATCCCGAAAAATTTATTTTTCCAAACTTGAAGAATCGTCGCAATCCCGCACATTAAAATATCTATGGAAACTAAATAAGTTAATTGTTCACTTGTCAGTCCTAATGCCCCGCCGACGATTAACGGTACGACCACGGCGCCGGCGTACATTGCAAGAACATGCTGAATACCGAGTGAAGCGGTTTTGATCATGTTTGGTTTCATACATTTACTACCTCCGATGCATTTTCAATAAATTGAACTTTCCCTTCCTCAAGCGAATCAATTCTTGCAAGAGACTCCACTCTAAAGCCTTTAGACCGCAATAGTTCGCTTCCTTTCTGAAAAGACTTTTCAATGACGATTCCAAAACCGGCTACTTTGGCCCCGGCTTTTTGGACAATTTCCGCCAACCCTAAAGCTGCCTGGCCATTCGCTAAAAAATCATCAATTATCAATACATTGTCTTCAGATGTAACATATTTTTGAGAAACGGATATTTCATTCGTCTCTTGCTTTGTGAACGAGTAAACAGAGGCAGTAAGCAAATCGCCCGCTAATGTAAGAGACTTTCTTTTTCTTGCAAATACAACCGGCACCCCAAGATGTAATGCAGTCATTAGTCCCGGAGCAATTCCTGAAGATTCAACTGTTAAGACTTTCGTAATCTTTTCGTTTTGAAACAGCCTGGCGAATTCTTTCCCTATTTCTTGCATTAAGACAGGATCAATTTGATGGTTAAGAAAAGAATCCACTTTTAAGACCGAATTTGAAAGGATGACACCTTCATCCCGAATCTTTTTCTTTAGTAAATCCATGTTCTCCCCCTTTTCATAATGGCTAAAAGCATAAAGCCTGAAGATCATTGCATTCCTCAAAAAATGAGTGAAGCAATGACCTCCAGGCTTCAGCATTGGAGGTAATAAAAATGACGCTAACAACTAGCGTTATTTTCATTGCTCACCCATAGTCGGAACATTTACGGTGTTCCGGTAGAGACTCGCGGGCCATATCCCCGCCATTATATGAGTGAATGCATATGAAATTACTAACATTATAACATCAGAAAAAGATAAATCAATAGCCGAATGTTTCAGAATAAAATAATAAAAATATTCGGATTTATCACAAAAACAATAGAGAGAAATTTATAATATTTTAGAATACAATTTTGTTTCAATTTTTTTAATGAATTTAAAAATTGAAGCAAAAAATGAATCCGCTTCTCTTCATAAGTCGTCCAGCCAAACAATTCCCTATTACAATCTTCACATTTTCTTCACATTTTCAAACCGCTATATGTGACTTTAATCACTGATATTTCAATTTTTCACTATTAACATAGTAATTACATAAGGAATGAATACTTTGTGAACTTACTGAAAGCATATGGAAGTTTCCTAATTGTTTTGTATTATGAAATTGTACTTAAGTATAATTTCCAATTTCCTGAAAGGAGGGAAATACAATGGCAGAACCGCAACTTGCCAAAAAAACAGAAGCTAAAAATGAAGAGAGCACTTCCTTAAAGGGAACATTAGCTTCCGTTTTCTTGCTCGGTTTTTTCATTGTCTTCACCTGGTTAGGAGTCTACTATCTATATTTAGATCGTTTTTAAAAGTTAGAGAGGAGTTAAAAAAGCCATGCATCTTCATAAGTTCGAAAAAATTTGGCTAATATTCGGTGTCGGGATGTTGATCGTATTCTTGTCGACCGTTGGTGTAAGTGCTTTCTATTTGGGCAATCAACCGCCAAGCTGTCTTGCAACCATCGATCCGGAAAAGGTTGACGAAACAGCCCCATTTAATAAACCCGGTCTAAAGAAAGTGGAAGGAAAAGATTGGGACTACGAACTTGTATTTGTTGCTTCTGCCTTCACTTATGAACCTGCTCAAGTACAAGTTCCAAAAGGGGCAAAAGTGAAAGTGATCGCTACCACAAAAGATGTTGTCCATGGATTTGAGATGGCCGGAACAAACATCAACATGATGCTTGAACCCGGATATATATCAGAAATAGTCACAACCTTTGATAAAGCGGGAGAATATACGCTTGTATGTAATGAATACTGTGGTGTCGGTCACCATTTGATGACTTCAAAAATAGAGGTGGTTGAATAATGAATAGCCCATCAGCTTATTTAAAGGTTGACCGCCGTGATGGCAAATTGGCGATGGCCCATTTTTATGTGGCATTTATTGCTTTAGCAATTGGCGGACTATGCGGATTATTACAAACTTTAGTTCGTTCAGGTAAATTTGAATTGCCTGCCGGAATCGGCTACTATCAAATATTGACCGTTCACGGTGTTGTTTTAGGACTTGTCTTAACTACTTTCTTTATAACTGGTTTTCAGATCGCAGCTGTTAGCCGCACTTCCGGTACGCTGTCAAACGGCCAGCGGAACATCGGATGGGCCGGTTTCTTGTTAATGACAATCGGTACAGTAATGGCTGCCGTTATGATTTTACTGAATAAAGCATCTGTACTATATACATTCTATGCACCGCTGCAGGCTCATGCTATTTTCTATCTTGGACTTACTCTTGTAATTGTCGGAAGCTGGCTTGGCGGAGTTGTCGTCATTATGTCATATGTAAAGTGGAGAAAAGCCAACCCTGGCAAACCAAGTCCTCTTCTTACATTTATGGCATTAGTAAACACCTTATTGTGGATTATTGCAACCATCGGAGTTGCGATCAGTGTACTGACTCAATTGCTTCCTTGGTCTTTAGGCTTAATTGATACAGTTAATGTATTGCTCACTCGTACTCTTTTCTGGTATTTTGGACATCCGCTTGTATACTTCTGGCTGCTGCCTGCGTATATGGCTTGGTATGTCGTTATACCAAAAGTTATTGGCGGAAAAATTTTCTCTGATTCATTGGCGCGTTTATCTTTCATCTTATTATTGCTTTTCTCAATCCCTGTTGGTTTCCACCATCAATTATTAGAACCGGGGATTGATCCGGGATGGAAATTCTTGCAAGTTATTATCACTTTCTTGGTAACGATTCCATCTTTAATGACTGCGTTCTCTTTATTTGCAACGTTTGAGAATTTCGGCCGTTCAAAAGGTGCTACTGGATTATTCGGTTGGATCAAAAAGCTTCCATGGGGAGATGCACGCTTTGTCGTGCCGTTTATAGGAATGCTGGCATTTATTCCTGGGGGTGCAGGCGGTATCGTCAATGCTTCCCACCAAATGAACCAAGTCGTCCATAATACGATTTGGGTAACAGGACACTTCCATTTAACAGTAGCAACTGCTGTAATTTTAACATACTTTGGTATTTCGTACTGGCTAATACCGCATTTAACCGGTCGGACACTTACTAAAAAAATGAATAAGCTTGCGATCGTACAAGGTGTCCTTTGGGCAATCGGGATGACCTTTATGTCAGGTGCAATGCATGCTGCCGGTCTTCTTGGAGCACCAAGACGTTCAGCATTCTCAACTTACGGCGATTCTCAGCAGGCTTTGGAATGGATTCCATATCAAATTGCACAGGCAGTTGGCGGTACGATCTTGTTCCTGTCAATTATCTTAATGCTTTACATCTTTATAAACCTTGCATTCTTTGCACCAAAAGGCGAGCAGGAATTCCCTGTTGGAGAAGTTGCTGAAGAAGCTGAAAAAACTCCAATGGTATTGGAAAATTGGAAATTATGGCTTGGCGTTACAGCTGCACTAATTTTATTCGCGTACACAATTCCGTTAATAGATATCATTCAAAATGCTCCTCCGGGATCAAAAGGTTATAAATTCTGGTAATAATTAATTACAGAACCTGCCTCAATCTTTGGCCGAGGCAGGTTTATTTTTATGAACCTTCCTTCTCTACTGTTTTAAAATTACTGTTTCCGGCAGGAAGGTTTACAACGATTACAGAAGCAAGAATCAATAAAGAACCTGCAATTTGCAGACCTGTTAATTTTTCATGATAAAGAACAACACCAAGACATGTTGCCACAATCGGTTCGACAGTAGCGATAACTGCCGCCGTGCTGCTTTCTACTCTTTCCAATCCCCAAGTATACAAAAAATAGGCAAGAACAGTTGGAATAAACCCAAGCCCGGCGGCATATACCAACACGTTAAAATCCAGTAACAGTTCACTTTTCTCCCATAAACGAACAACCGGAAACAAGACAATGTCTGCAACAACAAAAGTATAAAGAGTTACTGTAAACGGGGGATATTTTCGCAGCGCAAACTTTCCAAAAATACTATATAATGCATAGCCAAGCCCTGATCCAAGTCCAATCAACAGTGCCCAAATCGATATCGTTTGCTGCGATTCACCGGTTAGCCCCGCAATAAGAACGCAACCTGTTATCGTTCCGATCACTGCTATTATCTTTTTAGCCGTTAACGATTCCTTCAAAAAAATGTACGATAGAACAGCAACAAAAGCCGGAGATGTGTAAAGCAATATAACGGCTAGTGAAATGGGCATATAATCAATCGCAGTAAAATAACACCAATTAAAAAAGACGATACTTAAGATCCCCGTTCCAAAAAACATCGGCAAATCTTTCATACGTATTTTTATTTGGCTTGAAAATCTTAAAAGTCCAATAACCAATAACAAGATTGTTGCAGCAGTCACCCTAATTGCTACTATTTCCATTGCCGTGAATCCATAGCTTGAAAGGCCTCTTACAAAAAAAGCAATCAAGCCCCATAATGCTGCACCAAAACCAATGCAAATATAAGGCAGATAGTGTTTCATTTTCCTCTCCGTTTTCCGAGTTGTTTGTCGTTGTGATTGTATAACATGAATCAACATGAAAAACAACCTTGTAAAAACTTTTCAAATAACAAGGTTGCTTTCATATTATTTTCTAGAAAAAATAATATCTAGCCTAACCGGTATACTTCTCTATACTTTTCATACAAATAATCAATTAAATATTTAGCGTTTAAACCTTCGCCGGTAGCATCTTGCAATATTTCCAATGGTTTCTTCATTTTTCCATATTGATGGACTTTTTCAGTAAACCATTCCTTAATTGGAAGAAAATTTCCTGATTCTAGAAGTTCGTCATAGTTTGGCAAATCCTTCAGCATTGCTTGTTTAAACTGTGCTGCATACATATAACCTAAAGCATATGAAGGGAAATAGCCGAAACTTCCTCCTGACCAGTGAACGTCCTGCAGTACGCCATCCGCATCACTGTCCGGACGGATTCCTAAATATTCCTCATATTTATCATTCCATATTTGCGGAAGGTCGCTCACATTGATCTCATCATTAAACAATCCTTTTTCAATCTCATAGCGAATTATGACATGGAGCGGATAAGTTAATTCATCTGCTTCAATTCGGATAAGCGATGGTTTGGATTCATTGATCGCCCTGTAAAACTCATCCAGTTCCACGTCATCGAATTGGCCATTTGCGTATTTTTTCAATAAATTATAGTTTTTCTTCCAGAAAGAATAATGGCGCCCGACAAAATTCTCATAAAACAATGATTGAGATTCATGTATTCCCAT from Bacillus methanolicus includes these protein-coding regions:
- a CDS encoding xanthine phosphoribosyltransferase, with the protein product MDLLKKKIRDEGVILSNSVLKVDSFLNHQIDPVLMQEIGKEFARLFQNEKITKVLTVESSGIAPGLMTALHLGVPVVFARKRKSLTLAGDLLTASVYSFTKQETNEISVSQKYVTSEDNVLIIDDFLANGQAALGLAEIVQKAGAKVAGFGIVIEKSFQKGSELLRSKGFRVESLARIDSLEEGKVQFIENASEVVNV
- a CDS encoding cytochrome c oxidase subunit II, which translates into the protein MHLHKFEKIWLIFGVGMLIVFLSTVGVSAFYLGNQPPSCLATIDPEKVDETAPFNKPGLKKVEGKDWDYELVFVASAFTYEPAQVQVPKGAKVKVIATTKDVVHGFEMAGTNINMMLEPGYISEIVTTFDKAGEYTLVCNEYCGVGHHLMTSKIEVVE
- a CDS encoding cytochrome c oxidase subunit 2A, with the translated sequence MAEPQLAKKTEAKNEESTSLKGTLASVFLLGFFIVFTWLGVYYLYLDRF
- a CDS encoding DMT family transporter, producing the protein MKHYLPYICIGFGAALWGLIAFFVRGLSSYGFTAMEIVAIRVTAATILLLVIGLLRFSSQIKIRMKDLPMFFGTGILSIVFFNWCYFTAIDYMPISLAVILLYTSPAFVAVLSYIFLKESLTAKKIIAVIGTITGCVLIAGLTGESQQTISIWALLIGLGSGLGYALYSIFGKFALRKYPPFTVTLYTFVVADIVLFPVVRLWEKSELLLDFNVLVYAAGLGFIPTVLAYFLYTWGLERVESSTAAVIATVEPIVATCLGVVLYHEKLTGLQIAGSLLILASVIVVNLPAGNSNFKTVEKEGS
- a CDS encoding b(o/a)3-type cytochrome-c oxidase subunit 1, with protein sequence MNSPSAYLKVDRRDGKLAMAHFYVAFIALAIGGLCGLLQTLVRSGKFELPAGIGYYQILTVHGVVLGLVLTTFFITGFQIAAVSRTSGTLSNGQRNIGWAGFLLMTIGTVMAAVMILLNKASVLYTFYAPLQAHAIFYLGLTLVIVGSWLGGVVVIMSYVKWRKANPGKPSPLLTFMALVNTLLWIIATIGVAISVLTQLLPWSLGLIDTVNVLLTRTLFWYFGHPLVYFWLLPAYMAWYVVIPKVIGGKIFSDSLARLSFILLLLFSIPVGFHHQLLEPGIDPGWKFLQVIITFLVTIPSLMTAFSLFATFENFGRSKGATGLFGWIKKLPWGDARFVVPFIGMLAFIPGGAGGIVNASHQMNQVVHNTIWVTGHFHLTVATAVILTYFGISYWLIPHLTGRTLTKKMNKLAIVQGVLWAIGMTFMSGAMHAAGLLGAPRRSAFSTYGDSQQALEWIPYQIAQAVGGTILFLSIILMLYIFINLAFFAPKGEQEFPVGEVAEEAEKTPMVLENWKLWLGVTAALILFAYTIPLIDIIQNAPPGSKGYKFW